In the Klebsiella aerogenes KCTC 2190 genome, one interval contains:
- a CDS encoding AraC family transcriptional regulator — MGEAQLLERITLDRQAISFNRMYTTSVLYYHWHQCVELLYISSGYGIVVVDNQHYTARPGRLFIFPPFRLHKVQVDHSDKNPYHRTTMHIEQSVVESALSAFPRHQAQFAALAASNLPAQIYDLSEHAAFIERILEQFQRLEDNEQTTACEVAFLMMQLMTFLPEQPQRYPPRQQTVASRIMNWIEAHYASKFSLDQLACDLGLSRSYTSRVFRQQTGGNIHEYLLTRRIKRSCDLLRNSDESIDAIALAVGFGEVTYFITCFKKMMRQTPLQYRKASQRRSAL, encoded by the coding sequence ATGGGCGAAGCGCAACTGCTGGAACGTATTACGCTCGATCGGCAGGCCATTTCGTTTAATCGCATGTATACCACCAGCGTGCTTTACTACCACTGGCATCAATGCGTCGAATTGCTTTATATATCCAGCGGCTACGGCATCGTGGTGGTGGATAACCAGCACTACACCGCCCGTCCGGGGCGATTATTTATCTTTCCGCCCTTCCGTTTGCACAAAGTGCAGGTCGATCATAGCGATAAAAATCCTTATCACCGCACCACCATGCACATTGAGCAGTCGGTCGTCGAGAGCGCGCTCAGCGCTTTCCCGCGCCATCAGGCCCAGTTCGCGGCGCTGGCCGCCAGCAATCTGCCGGCGCAAATTTACGACCTCAGCGAGCACGCGGCATTTATCGAAAGGATCCTTGAACAGTTTCAGCGTCTGGAGGATAACGAGCAGACCACCGCCTGCGAGGTGGCGTTTTTGATGATGCAACTAATGACGTTTCTACCCGAGCAGCCGCAACGCTACCCGCCGCGCCAGCAGACCGTCGCCTCGCGGATTATGAACTGGATCGAAGCCCACTATGCCAGCAAGTTTTCTCTCGATCAGCTGGCTTGCGACCTAGGACTTTCACGCAGCTATACCTCGCGGGTTTTTCGTCAGCAGACCGGCGGCAATATCCATGAATATTTGCTCACCCGGCGAATAAAACGCAGTTGCGATCTGCTACGTAATAGCGATGAGAGCATTGATGCCATCGCATTGGCGGTGGGATTTGGCGAGGTGACCTACTTCATTACCTGTTTTAAAAAGATGATGCGCCAGACGCCGCTGCAGTACCGTAAGGCCAGCCAGCGGCGCTCCGCTTTATAA
- a CDS encoding purine-cytosine permease family protein, translated as MTKHQSVNVENLESNTIRPIPLNMRHGKPGDLFTIWFGSNIMLLTVITGAMSVTIFHLSFLWSVIALFIGSLVGGLFMALHSAQGPKLGVPQMVQTKGQFGSYGSVLVVSIVVLMYIGFTASSLVLGGQSMHAIYQPMNSDIGIIVVGALSLFATIFGYKIIHSYARIMSWISGIVLAATFVWIVFIHGLPGDFADRGGFNIVGFLGAVSIAALWQLAYAPYVSDYSRYMPYSTNDKSVFYASYFGCILGSYLPMVLGVLVAICIGNDDIIQGIMDLTGSMGAIVIIVLALGIAATNSMMLYCGVLCTLTLGQTFIDGWSPMARARIITAILTMLLEIFLAIYGQENFLLIYTNFITVLLYVLVPWTAINLVDYYLVAHGEYHVESFFKRDGGIYGYFNATAISCYILGILVEVPFMSTSIYTGPIALTFGGADLSWIIGLLVVSPVYYYFSKAKSVKSMAFAKEKV; from the coding sequence ATGACAAAACATCAATCTGTTAATGTCGAGAATCTTGAAAGTAATACCATCAGACCAATCCCCTTAAATATGCGTCACGGCAAACCAGGCGATCTCTTTACCATTTGGTTTGGCTCCAACATTATGCTGTTAACGGTCATCACCGGCGCGATGTCGGTGACGATTTTTCATCTTTCCTTTTTATGGTCAGTGATTGCGCTATTTATCGGCAGTCTGGTCGGCGGGCTCTTTATGGCGCTGCATTCGGCACAGGGGCCAAAACTCGGGGTGCCGCAAATGGTCCAGACCAAGGGCCAGTTCGGATCCTATGGCTCCGTGCTGGTGGTCTCGATTGTCGTACTAATGTATATCGGCTTTACCGCCTCCAGTCTGGTACTCGGCGGGCAGTCGATGCACGCGATTTATCAGCCGATGAACTCGGACATTGGGATTATCGTGGTTGGCGCGCTAAGCCTGTTTGCCACCATCTTTGGCTATAAGATCATCCACTCCTACGCGCGGATAATGTCGTGGATTTCAGGTATCGTACTGGCGGCAACCTTCGTGTGGATAGTCTTCATCCATGGCCTGCCGGGCGATTTTGCCGACCGCGGCGGCTTCAACATCGTCGGTTTCCTCGGCGCCGTGTCTATCGCCGCGCTCTGGCAGCTGGCCTATGCGCCCTATGTCTCTGATTATTCCCGCTATATGCCCTACAGCACCAACGATAAAAGCGTCTTTTACGCCAGCTATTTTGGCTGCATTCTCGGCTCCTATTTGCCGATGGTGCTCGGGGTACTGGTGGCGATTTGTATCGGTAATGACGATATTATTCAAGGGATTATGGATCTGACCGGCAGCATGGGGGCGATAGTGATTATCGTGCTGGCGCTGGGGATCGCCGCCACCAATTCGATGATGCTGTACTGCGGCGTACTCTGTACCCTAACGCTCGGCCAGACCTTTATCGACGGCTGGTCGCCGATGGCGCGGGCACGCATTATCACCGCTATTTTGACCATGCTGCTGGAGATATTCCTCGCCATCTATGGCCAGGAAAATTTCCTGTTAATCTACACTAACTTTATTACCGTGCTGCTGTATGTGCTGGTGCCGTGGACGGCGATTAATCTGGTCGATTATTATTTAGTGGCCCATGGCGAATATCACGTTGAGTCCTTCTTTAAACGCGATGGCGGTATTTACGGCTACTTTAATGCAACGGCGATATCCTGCTATATCCTCGGTATTCTGGTCGAAGTACCGTTTATGTCGACCTCAATTTATACCGGGCCAATCGCCCTCACCTTCGGCGGCGCGGATCTCTCCTGGATTATAGGTTTATTGGTGGTCTCACCGGTCTATTATTATTTCTCGAAAGCGAAGAGTGTTAAAAGCATGGCTTTTGCAAAAGAGAAGGTTTAA
- a CDS encoding DUF1028 domain-containing protein, translating to MTFSIAARCPESGQFGIAISSSSIAVGARCPWLQAGVGAVSSQNITLPALGQLTLAQMEQGLTAEKAMRRALAEDDFSRYRQIIAIDASGQTAWFSGDKTLGTWHVVQGDNCIAGGNMLASEAVIAAMAATFSQTEGELATRLVAALQAGVAEGGEAGPVHSAAVKVVDDYSWPLVDLRVDWSETDPIGELAALWQAYEPQMQAYVTRALDPREAPSYGVPGDE from the coding sequence ATGACATTTTCGATTGCCGCACGCTGCCCGGAAAGCGGGCAGTTTGGTATCGCGATCAGCTCTTCAAGCATTGCCGTCGGCGCCCGCTGCCCGTGGCTGCAGGCGGGGGTAGGGGCGGTATCGAGCCAGAACATTACCTTACCGGCGCTGGGGCAACTCACTCTGGCGCAGATGGAGCAGGGGCTGACGGCGGAGAAAGCGATGCGTCGGGCGCTGGCGGAAGACGACTTTAGCCGCTATCGGCAGATTATCGCCATCGACGCCAGCGGCCAGACCGCGTGGTTCAGCGGCGATAAAACGCTGGGGACCTGGCATGTTGTGCAGGGCGATAACTGTATCGCCGGCGGTAATATGCTGGCATCTGAAGCTGTTATTGCCGCGATGGCGGCAACGTTTTCGCAAACCGAAGGCGAGCTGGCGACGCGGCTGGTTGCCGCGCTGCAGGCCGGTGTAGCCGAGGGCGGCGAGGCCGGGCCGGTCCATTCGGCGGCGGTGAAGGTGGTGGATGATTACTCCTGGCCGCTGGTGGATCTGCGCGTCGACTGGAGTGAAACGGACCCGATTGGCGAGCTGGCGGCGCTGTGGCAGGCCTATGAACCGCAAATGCAGGCTTACGTGACGCGCGCGCTCGACCCGCGGGAGGCTCCCAGTTACGGAGTACCCGGCGATGAATAG
- a CDS encoding short chain dehydrogenase: MKIIVIGASGTVGRVVAEELSRQHEVIRVGRTHGDEQVDITSQHSVQALFEKIGPVDAIVSAAGSLYFGPLSTMTDRDFDQGLQDKLLGQIRLALTGQHYLNDGGSITLISGIVADEPIAQGVNATTVNVGLAGFVRAAACELPRGIRINLISPTVLSESVEAYDGFFPGFSSVPAAAVAQAYRRSVEGIQSGRVYKVGY; this comes from the coding sequence ATGAAAATTATCGTTATTGGCGCCAGCGGTACCGTTGGCCGCGTGGTTGCGGAAGAACTGAGCCGCCAACATGAGGTTATCCGCGTTGGCCGCACCCACGGCGACGAGCAGGTTGATATCACCTCGCAGCACAGCGTGCAGGCGCTGTTCGAGAAAATTGGCCCGGTCGATGCCATCGTCTCAGCAGCCGGCAGCTTATACTTTGGCCCGCTAAGCACGATGACCGACCGCGATTTTGACCAGGGACTGCAGGATAAATTGTTGGGGCAGATTCGCCTCGCCCTCACCGGCCAGCATTATCTTAACGATGGTGGTTCCATCACCCTTATCAGCGGCATCGTCGCCGATGAACCCATCGCTCAAGGGGTGAATGCCACCACCGTTAACGTCGGACTGGCCGGCTTCGTTCGCGCCGCCGCCTGTGAATTACCGCGCGGGATCCGCATTAACCTGATAAGCCCCACCGTGCTCAGTGAATCCGTCGAAGCCTATGACGGCTTTTTCCCCGGTTTCTCCAGCGTACCGGCCGCAGCGGTGGCGCAGGCCTACCGCCGCAGCGTCGAAGGGATCCAAAGCGGACGGGTTTATAAAGTCGGTTATTAA
- a CDS encoding YidB family protein, which produces MNSNVLMETVMGLLDQIGGVLGGQAGKAEQLQAIMTWIEQQGGIQGILEKFRNGGLGEIVESWLSQQSNMSVNSDQITSVFGSPALQDLGAKLGVDSQTASSLIAEYLPKIVDGLSPQGEAPAQGDLVSAGLNLLKGKLFS; this is translated from the coding sequence ATCAATAGCAACGTTTTGATGGAGACTGTAATGGGATTATTAGATCAAATCGGCGGCGTGCTTGGCGGGCAGGCTGGCAAAGCTGAACAACTTCAGGCGATCATGACCTGGATTGAACAGCAGGGCGGTATCCAGGGAATCCTGGAAAAATTCCGCAACGGCGGCTTAGGTGAAATCGTCGAGTCGTGGCTTAGTCAGCAGAGTAATATGTCGGTGAACAGCGATCAGATTACCTCGGTGTTCGGCTCGCCTGCGCTGCAGGATCTCGGCGCCAAACTGGGCGTTGATTCGCAAACCGCCTCATCGCTGATTGCGGAATACCTGCCAAAAATCGTCGATGGCCTGTCGCCGCAGGGCGAAGCGCCGGCCCAGGGCGACCTGGTCTCCGCAGGGCTTAATCTACTGAAAGGTAAGTTATTTAGTTAA
- the lysM gene encoding peptidoglycan-binding protein LysM: MGLLSFVKEAGEKIWDAVSGSSKEDQADKLKKHIDSLNLPGAEKVNIAVADDGTATVTGDVGSQEDKEKILVAVGNVTGIGQVNDSVTVTQSGAESRYYTVKSGDTLSAISKAMYGSANDYQRIFEANKPMLKHPDKIYPGQVLIIPAK; this comes from the coding sequence ATGGGATTATTAAGTTTTGTGAAAGAAGCGGGCGAGAAGATCTGGGATGCCGTCTCCGGCTCCAGCAAGGAAGATCAGGCTGACAAGCTGAAAAAACATATTGATAGTCTTAACCTGCCTGGTGCCGAAAAGGTCAATATTGCCGTAGCGGACGATGGTACCGCGACGGTAACGGGCGACGTCGGCTCACAGGAAGATAAGGAAAAAATTCTGGTCGCGGTAGGTAACGTAACCGGGATTGGCCAGGTCAACGATAGCGTTACTGTGACGCAGAGCGGAGCGGAAAGTCGTTACTATACGGTTAAATCCGGTGATACCCTCAGCGCCATCTCGAAAGCGATGTATGGCTCCGCCAATGACTATCAGCGTATTTTTGAAGCCAATAAACCGATGCTGAAACATCCCGATAAGATCTATCCGGGGCAGGTACTGATTATCCCGGCGAAGTAA
- a CDS encoding purine-cytosine permease family protein, translating into MPTKESSPPLIEKHTIGYIPPEDRHGKTRDLFTLWFGGNIAPLPIVTGALGVQIFHLNLLWGIVAILVGHLVGGALMALHSAQGPQMGIPQMIQSRAQFGSFGSLLVVAIAGVMYVGFFASNIVLAGQSLHGIAPAVPLPVGIVIGAVGSCVIGIIGYRCIHILNRIGTWVLGIGIMVGFGYIFTHLHTADFLTRGGFSFSGWLATVSLAALWQIAFAPYVSDYSRYLPADVPVAATFWTTYLGSTLGSSLSFIFGAVAVLATPVGLETMDAVKLATGAIGPLMLVLFLLSVISHNALNLYGAVMSVITLVQTFLWRWIPGSRSRALLSVIVLICCVAAAIFASADFISHFIDLVLALLVVLVPWTAINLIDFYAIHKGNYDINSIFQVDGGIYGRYNPHALLAYAIGILVQIPFMNTPLYVGPVSAWFNGADLSWLVGLLVTSPLYYWLASRDSAWRRRQVGLKQAMD; encoded by the coding sequence ATGCCGACCAAAGAATCATCGCCGCCGCTTATTGAGAAGCACACCATTGGCTATATTCCGCCAGAAGATCGCCACGGTAAAACCCGCGATCTCTTTACCCTGTGGTTTGGCGGCAATATCGCGCCGCTGCCGATCGTTACAGGCGCCCTGGGGGTACAGATCTTTCATCTGAATCTGCTGTGGGGGATCGTTGCGATTTTAGTCGGCCATCTGGTTGGCGGGGCGCTGATGGCGCTGCACTCGGCGCAGGGGCCGCAGATGGGGATCCCGCAGATGATCCAGAGCCGCGCGCAGTTTGGATCTTTTGGTTCGCTGCTGGTGGTGGCGATCGCCGGGGTGATGTACGTCGGTTTCTTTGCCTCGAACATCGTGCTGGCCGGGCAGTCGCTGCACGGCATCGCCCCTGCCGTCCCACTGCCGGTGGGGATCGTGATCGGCGCGGTGGGATCCTGCGTGATTGGCATTATCGGCTACCGATGTATTCACATTCTCAACCGAATCGGCACCTGGGTGCTGGGCATCGGCATTATGGTCGGCTTTGGCTACATCTTCACGCATCTGCATACCGCCGATTTCTTAACCCGCGGCGGCTTTTCCTTCTCGGGCTGGCTGGCTACCGTGTCGCTGGCGGCGCTGTGGCAGATTGCCTTCGCCCCGTATGTTTCTGATTATTCGCGCTACCTGCCGGCGGATGTGCCCGTCGCCGCGACGTTCTGGACCACCTACCTTGGCTCGACGCTCGGTTCCAGCCTGTCGTTTATTTTCGGCGCGGTAGCGGTGCTGGCGACGCCGGTGGGGCTGGAAACCATGGATGCGGTAAAGTTGGCGACCGGTGCGATAGGCCCGTTGATGCTGGTGCTGTTCCTGCTGAGCGTCATCAGCCATAACGCGCTTAATCTGTATGGCGCGGTGATGTCGGTGATAACCCTGGTGCAAACCTTCCTGTGGCGCTGGATCCCCGGCAGCCGCAGCCGGGCGCTGCTGTCGGTTATCGTGCTTATTTGCTGTGTGGCGGCGGCGATCTTCGCCTCGGCTGACTTTATCAGCCACTTTATCGATCTCGTTCTGGCTCTGCTGGTGGTGCTGGTGCCGTGGACCGCGATTAACCTGATCGACTTCTACGCCATTCACAAGGGCAACTACGATATTAACTCGATATTTCAGGTGGATGGCGGCATCTATGGCCGTTACAACCCGCACGCGCTGCTGGCCTACGCCATCGGCATCCTGGTGCAGATCCCGTTTATGAATACCCCGCTATACGTTGGCCCGGTCTCGGCGTGGTTTAACGGCGCCGATCTCTCCTGGCTGGTCGGCCTGCTGGTGACCTCGCCGCTGTACTATTGGCTGGCAAGCCGCGATAGCGCCTGGCGTCGCCGTCAGGTTGGCCTCAAGCAGGCGATGGATTAA
- a CDS encoding LysR family transcriptional regulator, which translates to MDKLRGMETFVAVVECGSFTGAAARLEMSAVMVGKYIALLEGQLGTRLLERNTRRQSLTDAGRVYFDEARRVLEQVANAERSVERLRLAPAGTLRVSAPVSFGASIIAPLTASFLQAWPEVRVELDLTNRMVDLVDEGIDLAIRIGDIQRTDLVAKYLAPYRMAICAAPDYLVRHGTPQTPADLAGHQCLSHTVWTARNEWRLPGAAEEVRWKRDAVLRCNDGYALRMAAVAGAGLLLQPEVLLAEDLANGRLVRILQNYTPEPRPIHLLWRQDLRPLPKLTRFVEHLLKEVNGIYKL; encoded by the coding sequence ATGGACAAGCTGCGTGGAATGGAGACGTTTGTCGCGGTGGTGGAGTGCGGTAGCTTCACCGGCGCGGCGGCGCGTCTTGAGATGTCGGCGGTGATGGTCGGCAAATATATCGCCTTACTTGAAGGCCAGCTCGGCACCCGCCTGTTGGAGCGAAATACCCGCCGGCAAAGCCTGACCGATGCCGGGCGAGTCTATTTTGACGAGGCCAGACGGGTACTGGAGCAGGTGGCGAATGCCGAGCGTTCGGTTGAGCGATTACGGCTGGCCCCTGCCGGTACGCTACGGGTGAGCGCGCCGGTTTCTTTCGGCGCCAGCATTATCGCGCCGCTGACCGCCTCCTTTCTGCAGGCCTGGCCAGAGGTACGCGTCGAGCTTGATTTGACGAACCGCATGGTGGACCTGGTGGATGAGGGAATCGATCTGGCGATTCGCATCGGCGATATCCAGCGTACCGACCTGGTGGCGAAGTATCTCGCCCCTTATCGCATGGCGATCTGCGCGGCGCCGGATTATCTGGTGCGCCACGGCACGCCGCAGACACCCGCTGATTTAGCCGGGCATCAGTGTCTTTCGCATACGGTGTGGACCGCGCGCAACGAGTGGCGGCTGCCGGGCGCTGCGGAAGAGGTACGCTGGAAGCGCGATGCGGTGCTGCGCTGCAATGATGGCTACGCGCTGCGTATGGCGGCGGTGGCCGGCGCCGGGCTGTTATTGCAGCCGGAAGTGCTGCTGGCGGAAGATTTAGCCAATGGCCGACTGGTGCGTATTTTACAAAATTACACCCCGGAACCGAGGCCGATACACCTGCTGTGGCGCCAGGATCTGCGCCCGTTACCGAAACTTACCCGCTTCGTCGAACATTTGTTAAAGGAAGTGAACGGTATTTATAAGCTATGA
- a CDS encoding RidA family protein, with product MPTHTRIRMFNTKETYPNQTLDNDLCQAVRAGNTVYVRGQVGTDFAGNLVGLGDPRAQAEQAMKNVKQLLEEAGSDLSHIVKTTTYIIDPRYREPVYQEVGKWLKGVFPISTGLVISALAQPQWLMEIDVIAVIPDDAAK from the coding sequence ATGCCGACCCATACTCGTATTCGGATGTTCAATACCAAAGAGACTTACCCTAATCAGACGCTGGACAATGATTTATGTCAGGCGGTGCGCGCCGGTAATACCGTCTACGTTCGCGGCCAGGTAGGGACGGATTTTGCAGGCAATCTGGTGGGTCTTGGCGACCCGCGGGCGCAGGCGGAACAGGCGATGAAAAACGTCAAACAGCTTCTGGAAGAGGCGGGGAGCGACCTGTCGCATATCGTCAAAACCACCACCTATATTATCGATCCGCGCTATCGCGAACCGGTCTATCAGGAGGTAGGCAAGTGGCTAAAAGGCGTGTTCCCGATCTCCACCGGGCTGGTAATTTCCGCGCTGGCGCAACCGCAGTGGCTAATGGAAATTGATGTAATCGCCGTCATCCCTGATGACGCGGCGAAATAA
- a CDS encoding DUF2264 domain-containing protein has translation MQPENIHLDNPLTSREEVLRLVNEMLNAVAPYFKNDASRIDLANFTAHYGQQVASMETFSRLLWGVTPLLAGGSEPQHFSFYLQAIKNGTNPQHADYWGEVAPYDQRIVEMAAYGLLLALAGETVLAHFTAAEKENLWRWLKQCETQDIPDNNWHFFPILVQVGFHYCGMPTNPQAREDHFAAMERYYLGDGWYSDGPGRPRDYYISMGFHFYGLIYAKLMADVDPQRCAELRQRAAHFSSDFIHFFADDGAAIPFGRSLTYRFAEAAFWSAAAFAGLEVFSPGVMKGIVLRHLRWWLKQPMFDRDGVLSVGYSYPNLAMAEDYNAPGSPYWGLKTMLVLALGEGDAFWQAAELPLPPLPAQHTIAHADQVLVHQADHLWMLTSGQLELNNFVNTEAKYCKFAYSTRFGFTIERGRYGLNHAAPDSMLLLAEKDNYWRGRRECQQVVTADGVIYSRWLPWRDVVIDSWLLALGDWQLRVHRITTHRALDCAEGGFSLANRPLPQAQERDGASCLRNARDISAIFCLHPHTRRGETVLTPPNSNLLFAERAAVPVLRGELDAGTHCLVSAVWAGNAADFEPQHCPQAFISDDAVRFVTARQETTLVLAPEASL, from the coding sequence GTGCAACCTGAAAACATTCATCTGGATAACCCACTGACAAGCCGGGAAGAGGTGCTACGGCTGGTCAATGAAATGTTGAACGCGGTGGCGCCTTATTTTAAAAACGACGCCAGCCGCATTGATTTAGCGAACTTCACCGCTCACTACGGCCAGCAGGTCGCGAGCATGGAAACCTTTTCCCGGCTGCTGTGGGGTGTGACGCCGCTGTTGGCTGGCGGCAGCGAGCCGCAGCATTTCTCCTTCTATTTACAGGCGATAAAAAACGGCACCAATCCGCAGCATGCCGATTACTGGGGCGAAGTCGCGCCTTACGATCAACGCATTGTCGAGATGGCGGCTTACGGACTATTGCTGGCGCTGGCGGGCGAAACCGTACTGGCGCACTTCACTGCTGCGGAAAAAGAGAATTTATGGCGCTGGTTAAAGCAGTGCGAGACCCAGGATATCCCGGATAATAACTGGCACTTCTTTCCGATTCTGGTGCAGGTTGGCTTTCATTATTGCGGTATGCCGACCAATCCGCAGGCGCGGGAAGATCATTTCGCCGCCATGGAACGTTACTACCTCGGCGATGGCTGGTACTCGGACGGTCCGGGCCGCCCGCGCGACTATTACATTTCGATGGGCTTCCATTTCTATGGCCTGATTTACGCGAAGCTGATGGCTGATGTCGATCCGCAGCGCTGTGCGGAACTGCGTCAGCGGGCCGCGCATTTCTCCTCTGACTTCATCCATTTCTTTGCCGATGACGGCGCGGCGATCCCGTTCGGCCGTAGTCTGACCTATCGCTTTGCCGAAGCGGCGTTCTGGAGCGCGGCGGCCTTCGCCGGGCTGGAAGTCTTTTCGCCGGGCGTGATGAAAGGCATCGTGTTGCGCCACCTGCGCTGGTGGCTGAAGCAGCCGATGTTCGACCGCGACGGCGTACTGAGCGTTGGCTACAGCTACCCGAACCTGGCGATGGCGGAAGATTACAACGCGCCGGGTTCACCGTACTGGGGGCTGAAAACCATGCTGGTGCTGGCGTTAGGCGAGGGCGACGCCTTCTGGCAGGCGGCTGAGTTGCCGCTGCCGCCGCTGCCCGCGCAGCACACAATAGCCCATGCGGATCAGGTGCTGGTACATCAGGCCGATCACCTGTGGATGCTAACTTCCGGCCAGCTGGAGCTGAACAACTTCGTTAATACCGAAGCGAAATACTGCAAATTTGCCTACTCCACCCGTTTTGGTTTCACCATTGAGCGGGGGCGCTACGGGTTGAACCATGCCGCCCCCGATTCGATGCTGCTGCTGGCCGAAAAGGATAATTACTGGCGCGGCCGCCGCGAATGCCAGCAGGTGGTCACCGCTGATGGCGTCATTTACAGCCGCTGGCTGCCATGGCGCGACGTGGTGATTGATAGCTGGCTACTGGCGCTGGGCGACTGGCAGCTGCGCGTCCATCGTATAACTACCCACCGCGCGCTGGATTGCGCGGAAGGCGGCTTTAGCCTGGCGAACCGTCCGCTGCCGCAGGCGCAGGAGCGTGACGGCGCCAGCTGCTTACGCAACGCCCGCGATATCTCGGCAATTTTCTGTTTACATCCGCACACCCGCCGTGGCGAGACGGTACTGACGCCGCCGAACAGCAATCTGTTGTTCGCCGAACGCGCGGCGGTGCCGGTGCTGCGCGGCGAGCTTGATGCGGGGACGCATTGCCTGGTAAGCGCGGTATGGGCGGGGAATGCCGCCGACTTCGAACCGCAACACTGCCCACAGGCCTTCATTAGCGATGACGCGGTACGCTTCGTGACGGCACGACAAGAAACGACGCTCGTTCTCGCCCCGGAGGCATCGCTATGA
- the argE gene encoding acetylornithine deacetylase, with the protein MNSRLQDILARLLAFDTTSRESNLAMIDDIADYLHGFAIETQLFYDAEGRKANLYARLGPAGPGGVMLSGHTDVVPVDGQPWTVPPFALTQRDGRCYGRGSADMKGFLACVLAAIPDFLAQPLRMPLHLAFSYDEEVGCLGVRSLVAHLQASAEKPAMCIIGEPTEMRPVYGHKGKLAMRCDVHGHACHSAYAPDGVNAIAWAAKLIGRLDELGEQLALRQDTRFDPPFSTLQVGVIKGGAALNIVPQHCQFDFEIRHLPDVSLDDTLASLQAYAEGELLPKMRATAAGSAITFQPLSQYPGLLSDPQSAFAGWLAQWAECEDFSTVAFGTEGGLFDEAGVATLVCGPGSMEQGHKADEFVSEAQLEKCAQMLKNLCRWMSA; encoded by the coding sequence ATGAATAGTCGATTACAGGATATTCTGGCGCGGCTGCTGGCGTTTGACACCACCAGCCGCGAATCGAACCTGGCGATGATCGACGATATTGCCGATTATCTCCACGGCTTCGCAATCGAAACGCAGCTTTTTTATGATGCGGAAGGGCGAAAAGCTAATCTCTATGCACGACTGGGCCCTGCGGGGCCCGGCGGCGTTATGCTCTCCGGCCACACCGACGTGGTGCCGGTTGACGGCCAGCCATGGACGGTTCCCCCTTTTGCCCTCACGCAACGCGATGGCCGCTGCTACGGCCGCGGTAGCGCCGATATGAAAGGCTTCCTCGCCTGCGTACTGGCCGCCATTCCTGATTTTCTCGCCCAACCGCTACGCATGCCGCTGCACCTGGCTTTTTCCTACGATGAAGAGGTGGGATGTCTTGGCGTACGCAGCCTGGTCGCCCATCTGCAGGCGTCGGCAGAGAAACCGGCGATGTGCATCATCGGCGAGCCGACGGAGATGCGCCCGGTCTATGGTCACAAGGGGAAGCTGGCGATGCGCTGCGATGTTCACGGCCACGCATGCCACTCCGCTTACGCTCCTGATGGCGTGAATGCGATTGCCTGGGCGGCAAAACTGATTGGCCGCCTGGACGAGCTGGGCGAGCAGCTGGCGCTTCGCCAGGATACGCGTTTTGATCCGCCTTTCAGCACCCTGCAAGTGGGGGTGATTAAGGGTGGCGCGGCGTTGAATATTGTACCTCAGCACTGTCAGTTCGATTTTGAAATTCGCCATTTACCGGATGTGTCGCTCGATGACACCCTGGCCTCGCTGCAGGCGTATGCCGAAGGCGAACTGCTGCCAAAAATGCGCGCGACGGCGGCGGGATCGGCTATTACCTTTCAACCGCTCAGCCAGTATCCCGGCCTGTTGAGCGACCCGCAGTCGGCGTTCGCCGGCTGGCTGGCGCAGTGGGCCGAATGCGAGGATTTTTCAACGGTCGCTTTTGGCACCGAAGGCGGATTGTTTGATGAGGCCGGCGTGGCCACGCTTGTTTGTGGTCCGGGGAGTATGGAGCAGGGGCATAAGGCGGATGAGTTTGTTAGCGAGGCGCAGTTGGAAAAGTGCGCGCAGATGTTGAAAAACCTCTGCCGCTGGATGTCAGCTTAA